One genomic region from Streptomyces sp. NBC_01304 encodes:
- a CDS encoding ATP-binding SpoIIE family protein phosphatase, whose translation MEPRTPGGPVAQSAVAGRIPLAVVVVDDAGLVSHWSTGARRLFGHAKEEAVGRPAVDLLPVSGALPEQSQPKPRAAYEDYDEYGDLGPDLEASLGGRTSYPAAGRARFSDPGGDHDPDQGRIDVLWWAYPLVGPGTERLLVLAADAGGLDHDDEDPDGTGLERIAPGFALHTEFPGSEELARRLPEILPSMSVGEGARIVSQILELGYPVLEFSQHDRVPVTPDWGVPRRAERRARRLRAAQAAEAGIVLPEQQRPTAVEEAEDLEYAAVREHLEFLNEVSGRIGSSLDLSQTIVEVSRAVVPRFTDVAGTYLREQVVAGEGFPEGPPDATTMWHRVALEHTDEPGRWDDVVPVGESMPFPVHTPFFQCMTTGQPVLVPRISEQMGTAIASQFEKRDIRPLITNRSMLVVPLKARNVVLGFMILLRHPARIEFNDMDRVTGAELAARAGLVLDNARMYTYQESVAETLQDSMLPHIEPRMPGCDIATRYLPGTLLGRVGGDWFDSIKLPGSRTALVVGDVMGHGLNSAAMMGQLRTAVQTMAALDLPPAQLLRNLDDLAQRLGENYLATCLYAVYDPIVGELHLANAGHIPPVVVRAADGSSDLLELPTGAPIGVGGVPFESVRVPVAPGDRLVMCTDGLVEVRGEDIGVGLATLCESAAHPAASMDDACDTIIRALNTRGGRKDDVALLMARLNGIEQADVASWRLALDPQEVGRARQLVCEQLAAWGLSAVSETVELLVSELVTNAVRHAHSRHVELRLVRSDALLGEVEDDDHTLPTLRSAGPADEFGRGLRVVSSLAREWGASRTGEGKSVWFEVALR comes from the coding sequence ATGGAGCCTCGCACTCCGGGTGGGCCGGTGGCGCAGAGCGCGGTGGCCGGCCGTATCCCGCTGGCCGTCGTCGTCGTGGACGACGCGGGCCTGGTGTCGCACTGGAGCACCGGCGCGCGGCGACTCTTCGGCCATGCCAAGGAAGAGGCGGTGGGCCGCCCCGCCGTGGACCTGCTGCCGGTGTCCGGCGCGCTGCCCGAGCAGTCCCAGCCCAAGCCCCGTGCGGCGTACGAGGATTACGACGAGTACGGAGATCTCGGCCCCGACCTGGAGGCATCCCTCGGCGGCCGCACCTCCTACCCCGCAGCCGGCCGGGCCAGGTTCTCCGACCCGGGCGGCGACCACGACCCCGACCAGGGCCGGATCGACGTGCTGTGGTGGGCGTACCCCCTGGTCGGCCCCGGCACCGAGCGGCTCCTGGTGCTCGCGGCCGACGCGGGTGGACTCGACCACGACGACGAGGATCCGGACGGCACCGGCCTGGAGCGCATCGCGCCGGGCTTCGCCCTGCACACCGAGTTCCCCGGCTCCGAGGAACTGGCCCGCCGGCTGCCGGAGATCCTGCCGAGCATGAGCGTCGGCGAGGGGGCGCGGATCGTCTCCCAGATCCTTGAACTCGGCTATCCCGTGCTGGAGTTCAGCCAGCACGACCGCGTCCCCGTCACCCCCGACTGGGGAGTGCCGCGCCGCGCCGAGCGCCGGGCCCGCAGGCTGCGCGCCGCCCAGGCGGCCGAGGCCGGGATCGTACTGCCCGAGCAGCAGCGGCCGACGGCCGTCGAAGAGGCCGAGGACCTCGAATACGCCGCCGTACGCGAGCACTTGGAGTTCCTCAACGAAGTCAGCGGCCGCATCGGCTCCTCCCTCGACCTGTCCCAGACGATCGTCGAGGTCAGCCGGGCCGTCGTCCCCCGCTTCACCGACGTGGCCGGGACGTACCTGCGCGAGCAGGTCGTCGCGGGCGAGGGCTTCCCCGAGGGCCCGCCGGACGCCACCACGATGTGGCACCGCGTCGCCCTCGAGCACACCGATGAACCCGGGCGCTGGGACGATGTCGTACCGGTCGGCGAGTCCATGCCGTTTCCCGTGCACACCCCGTTCTTCCAGTGCATGACCACCGGGCAGCCCGTACTCGTGCCGCGCATCAGCGAGCAGATGGGTACCGCCATCGCCTCGCAGTTCGAGAAGCGCGACATCCGGCCGCTGATCACCAACCGCTCCATGCTGGTCGTCCCGCTCAAGGCCCGCAACGTGGTGCTCGGCTTCATGATCCTGCTGCGCCACCCGGCGCGCATCGAGTTCAACGACATGGACCGCGTGACGGGCGCCGAACTCGCCGCCCGCGCCGGCCTCGTACTCGACAACGCCCGCATGTACACGTACCAGGAGAGCGTCGCCGAGACCCTCCAGGACAGCATGCTGCCGCACATCGAACCGCGGATGCCGGGCTGCGACATCGCCACCCGCTATCTGCCGGGCACGCTCCTCGGCCGGGTCGGCGGCGACTGGTTCGACTCCATCAAGCTGCCGGGGTCCAGGACCGCCCTGGTCGTCGGCGACGTGATGGGCCACGGCCTCAACTCCGCGGCGATGATGGGCCAGTTGCGTACGGCCGTACAGACCATGGCGGCCCTCGACCTGCCACCCGCCCAACTCCTGCGCAACCTCGACGACTTGGCGCAGCGGCTCGGCGAGAACTATCTCGCGACCTGTCTGTACGCGGTGTACGACCCGATCGTGGGTGAGCTGCACCTCGCCAACGCCGGGCACATCCCGCCGGTCGTCGTCCGGGCCGCGGACGGCAGCAGCGATCTCCTGGAACTGCCGACCGGGGCGCCGATCGGTGTCGGCGGAGTGCCGTTCGAGTCGGTACGCGTCCCGGTCGCCCCCGGTGACCGGCTCGTCATGTGCACCGACGGCCTGGTCGAGGTGCGCGGCGAGGACATCGGCGTGGGGCTCGCGACGCTCTGTGAGTCGGCCGCCCACCCGGCCGCGTCCATGGACGACGCCTGCGACACGATCATCCGCGCCCTCAACACGCGCGGCGGCCGCAAGGACGACGTGGCGCTCCTGATGGCCCGGCTGAACGGCATCGAGCAGGCCGACGTGGCGAGCTGGCGGCTCGCGCTCGACCCCCAAGAGGTGGGCAGGGCGCGGCAGTTGGTGTGCGAACAACTCGCCGCCTGGGGCCTCTCGGCGGTCTCCGAGACCGTGGAACTCCTGGTCAGCGAGCTCGTCACCAATGCCGTACGGCACGCTCACAGCCGCCATGTGGAGCTCCGCCTGGTCCGCAGCGACGCGCTGCTCGGCGAGGTGGAGGACGACGACCACACCTTGCCCACGCTGCGCAGCGCGGGCCCCGCCGACGAGTTCGGGCGCGGCCTCAGGGTGGTGAGCAGCCTCGCCAGGGAGTGGGGCGCGAGCCGGACCGGCGAGGGGAAGTCGGTGTGGTTCGAGGTGGCGCTTCGGTAG